The Streptomyces sp. HSG2 genome has a segment encoding these proteins:
- a CDS encoding nucleoside triphosphate pyrophosphohydrolase: MNATSHETPADPGRVVLLTTSHRVAPGLLSWPAWQALRDADEVLCADGGHPQLPYLGEAGISVDIAAPIAERLVESCAGGRSVVVVATAEGEPGLTDGLARMAGSGRVRMPELELLPASYDLPGARLLDLVRVMDRIRLQCPWSSRRTHEDLAKYGLEEAYELVEAIEEGDREEMREELGDVLLQVIFHARIAEEHRDAPFSVDDVAAGIVAKLIHRHPHVFGEETATTAEEVEGHWLRSKAVEKRRASVTEGVPLGQPGLALAAKLASRVRTAGLDVPLPPVEGVGYDLLALAVRAEGEGVDPEAALRAAARSYRDAIKEAERRAGEPASPSASHPRPR, from the coding sequence GTGAACGCCACCAGCCACGAGACGCCCGCCGACCCCGGCCGCGTCGTCCTGCTCACCACCAGTCACCGCGTCGCGCCGGGCCTGTTGTCCTGGCCCGCCTGGCAGGCGCTGCGCGACGCCGACGAAGTCCTGTGCGCCGACGGCGGGCATCCGCAGCTCCCCTATCTCGGCGAGGCCGGCATATCGGTCGACATCGCGGCCCCGATCGCGGAGCGACTGGTCGAGTCCTGCGCCGGCGGCCGGAGCGTGGTGGTCGTGGCGACCGCCGAGGGTGAACCAGGCCTGACCGACGGGCTGGCCCGGATGGCGGGATCCGGTCGTGTGCGCATGCCGGAGCTGGAGCTGCTGCCCGCCTCCTACGACCTGCCGGGCGCGCGACTGCTGGACCTCGTGCGGGTGATGGATCGCATCCGTCTCCAGTGCCCGTGGTCGTCCCGCCGGACCCACGAGGACCTCGCGAAGTACGGCTTGGAGGAGGCCTACGAGCTGGTCGAGGCGATCGAGGAGGGCGACCGGGAGGAGATGCGGGAGGAACTGGGGGACGTCCTGCTCCAAGTGATCTTCCACGCCCGGATCGCCGAGGAGCACCGTGACGCCCCCTTCTCCGTCGACGACGTGGCCGCCGGAATCGTCGCCAAGCTGATCCACCGCCACCCGCACGTGTTCGGCGAGGAGACCGCCACCACCGCCGAGGAGGTCGAGGGCCACTGGCTGCGGAGCAAGGCGGTCGAGAAGCGACGCGCCTCGGTCACCGAGGGCGTCCCCCTCGGCCAGCCCGGTCTGGCCCTGGCGGCGAAGTTGGCTTCCCGTGTCCGTACGGCCGGCCTCGACGTGCCCCTCCCTCCGGTCGAGGGCGTCGGATACGACCTGCTCGCCCTGGCGGTCCGGGCCGAGGGCGAGGGCGTCGACCCGGAGGCGGCGCTCCGGGCGGCGGCCCGGAGCTACCGGGACGCGATCAAGGAGGCCGAGCGGAGAGCGGGAGAGCCCGCTTCCCCGAGTGCGAGCCACCCCCGACCCCGGTGA
- a CDS encoding SurA N-terminal domain-containing protein — protein sequence MPRRRTATLWATALAASASLLTACGGQAHPGAAAVVGGERITVAELEERVGEVREARRAAVSDDAQYRQAVARTGGLARDTLHGMVLDRVLHHAAQREGVSVGRKEVQAMREGLEQRTGGARALETVWLEQYGVSAARLDENLGLQLEAQKLAERLGTDTGQPAFWEALSEASRDLAVDLNPRYGSWDMEHSGRVDTETPWVRDTGWAAGLRPV from the coding sequence TTGCCCCGCCGACGCACCGCCACCCTCTGGGCCACGGCGCTCGCCGCCTCGGCTTCCCTGCTGACCGCGTGCGGGGGTCAGGCACATCCGGGCGCCGCGGCCGTCGTCGGCGGGGAGCGGATCACCGTGGCGGAGTTGGAGGAGCGCGTGGGGGAGGTGCGGGAGGCGCGTCGGGCGGCCGTCTCGGATGACGCCCAGTACCGCCAGGCGGTCGCCCGCACGGGCGGTCTCGCGCGTGACACCCTGCACGGCATGGTCCTGGACCGTGTGCTGCACCACGCCGCGCAGCGGGAGGGCGTGAGCGTCGGCCGCAAGGAGGTCCAGGCGATGCGCGAGGGTCTCGAACAGCGGACCGGGGGCGCGCGGGCGCTGGAGACGGTCTGGCTGGAGCAGTACGGGGTCTCGGCCGCGCGCCTCGACGAGAACCTCGGGCTCCAACTGGAGGCCCAGAAGCTGGCCGAGAGGCTCGGTACCGACACCGGGCAGCCCGCGTTCTGGGAGGCCCTCTCCGAGGCGTCGCGGGACCTCGCGGTGGACCTGAACCCCCGCTACGGCAGCTGGGACATGGAGCACAGCGGTCGCGTCGACACCGAGACACCCTGGGTACGGGACACCGGCTGGGCGGCGGGTCTCCGCCCGGTGTGA
- a CDS encoding tyrosine-type recombinase/integrase: MEPEEDGAESEVTVLLHRTARGASPADPLPFDGESVLRRVGANDGRPFILCPDGSYDLHLNRFLRDLEHWGVRSENSRIAYSTDVMLYCRFLHESRGGKSIWETDGADLRAYKAVRLHSSGPGSVSVATWNRSLAALDKWVQWSLHEELLPAEPFRYVDKTVVSPQGPKRVRVNADAEPEAPRQPIRFLSHEDFMLWRDVGMRGLLPDGSPDAKWRGRNGERNALFADLLVCTGMRLGEAASLLTTELPPVTGRRLIGDITVSAAVAKRGHPRTVYVRPRVARDLHHYVGMERDELLHRRRTQGVYEAPEDPLPVRRANRHALVIENGSSWSYSRIGAADRARLVQVDGRGGVVGPLCLWLGENGLPLRRSTWQSVFQRANERCTAFGLDFDVHPHTLRHTFAVHMLGLLLRQTVRALGMCEDRRFTHAEVKRLLIGNPLRKLQLLLGHRHEATVYTYLDVLDEAQEIVLAALGDWDEQAATFERINLDAEEVR, encoded by the coding sequence ATGGAGCCAGAGGAAGACGGCGCCGAGTCCGAGGTGACGGTGCTGCTGCACAGAACGGCACGCGGGGCATCACCCGCCGACCCTCTCCCCTTCGACGGGGAGTCGGTACTCCGGCGAGTCGGCGCCAACGACGGGCGGCCCTTCATCCTGTGCCCGGACGGCAGCTACGACCTCCACCTGAACCGCTTCCTGCGCGACCTGGAGCACTGGGGCGTGCGGTCGGAGAACAGCCGCATCGCCTACAGCACCGACGTCATGCTCTACTGCCGCTTCCTCCACGAGTCCAGGGGCGGCAAATCCATCTGGGAGACGGACGGTGCCGATCTCCGCGCCTACAAGGCCGTCCGGCTGCACAGCAGCGGGCCGGGCAGCGTGTCGGTGGCGACCTGGAACCGATCGCTCGCCGCGCTCGACAAGTGGGTGCAGTGGTCGCTTCACGAGGAGCTGCTGCCGGCCGAGCCATTCAGGTACGTCGACAAGACTGTGGTGTCGCCGCAAGGACCGAAGCGGGTACGGGTCAACGCCGACGCCGAGCCCGAAGCGCCCCGGCAGCCGATCCGGTTCCTGTCGCACGAGGACTTCATGCTCTGGCGGGACGTCGGGATGCGCGGACTGCTGCCGGACGGCTCCCCGGACGCCAAGTGGCGTGGGCGCAACGGCGAACGCAACGCCCTCTTCGCCGACCTCCTGGTCTGCACCGGCATGCGGCTGGGCGAGGCCGCGAGCCTGCTGACGACGGAACTGCCGCCGGTGACCGGAAGACGCCTGATCGGCGACATCACCGTCTCGGCCGCCGTGGCGAAGCGCGGCCACCCGCGCACGGTGTACGTCCGTCCGCGGGTGGCCCGCGACCTGCACCACTACGTAGGTATGGAGCGTGACGAGCTGCTGCATCGGCGACGCACGCAGGGGGTGTACGAAGCACCTGAGGACCCACTGCCGGTACGCCGGGCGAACCGGCACGCGCTGGTGATCGAGAACGGAAGCAGCTGGTCGTACTCACGCATCGGCGCGGCGGACCGGGCACGGCTGGTCCAGGTCGACGGCCGAGGAGGAGTGGTCGGCCCCCTCTGTTTGTGGCTCGGCGAGAACGGGCTGCCGCTGCGGCGCAGTACCTGGCAGTCGGTCTTCCAACGGGCGAACGAGCGGTGTACCGCCTTCGGTCTCGACTTCGACGTCCACCCACACACCCTGCGGCACACGTTCGCGGTGCATATGCTCGGCCTGCTGCTGCGACAGACCGTCCGGGCACTGGGCATGTGTGAGGACCGCCGGTTCACCCACGCGGAGGTGAAGCGCCTGCTCATCGGCAACCCTTTGCGCAAGCTCCAACTCCTGCTCGGTCACCGTCACGAGGCCACCGTCTACACATACCTCGACGTCCTGGACGAAGCGCAGGAGATCGTGCTCGCGGCGCTCGGCGACTGGGACGAGCAGGCCGCCACCTTCGAGCGGATCAACCTGGATGCGGAGGAGGTCCGGTGA
- a CDS encoding HEAT repeat domain-containing protein — MWEGLEAVDWAGLEHNYGSAEDVPGLLRRCAGQSPEDAQEAAFELLNVLFHQGGWICSAAPAALPFLLHMAADPHVQSRRTVLELVSRLAAEAGQVAERSLDPGWSPTWERALPDVLNLLSDFDPEIRRAAADVVGVCASPGALLLPALLRCWRAESDLVNRLDLVLALGQAVRREPVGGRADEVSALLRTLLDSPEPQLRLAAVHALTAGDSGLAASQLELVLDAVRDPSVELWQRTSSVETGARGVQHWTAGLFAGESPAFALGLLADHRDEEQRVGGLAQAGGLLSQWRSPADVLLPAIVARLDDPSAEVRYRAAELLACLGPSAATCADMVAELLGDTATRRTRKGETVAEAALWALARMNDPRCVPGLAERVASNRSGFAPVSASYGSAGSGHHPALPALHEVLIGLPDHAELLLPGICDRLGTTTDVGILNQLCEVLAAWGPAAKVAVPQLLDLLGDDQRWAAAATALAGIGPAGNGGRELLLARSTAGAGADAELAAWAYWQVGGEPEPALKVLGPAATEGRFSHPALRKLADLGPHAAPFASQLQTMVGAADTWTSVEAAHALWAATGESENSVPTLLEAVQDLVEGTYLPVMLPAVRHLTRIGRVAQPAAHLLSDLPTCDRRLHHFGGWRAFTEDEAIRTAIDELLIAAE, encoded by the coding sequence ATGTGGGAGGGGCTGGAAGCGGTCGACTGGGCGGGTCTGGAGCACAACTACGGGTCCGCTGAGGACGTGCCTGGCCTGCTGCGCCGATGCGCGGGGCAGAGTCCGGAGGACGCGCAGGAGGCGGCGTTCGAACTGCTCAACGTGCTGTTTCACCAGGGTGGTTGGATCTGTTCTGCTGCCCCGGCCGCGTTGCCCTTTCTGCTCCACATGGCTGCCGACCCGCACGTGCAGAGCCGTCGCACGGTGCTGGAGCTGGTGTCGAGGCTGGCAGCGGAGGCCGGGCAGGTTGCCGAAAGGTCCCTGGATCCCGGCTGGTCACCGACGTGGGAACGAGCGCTGCCCGATGTCCTCAATCTGCTGAGCGATTTTGATCCGGAGATCCGGCGGGCCGCGGCCGACGTGGTCGGTGTCTGCGCCAGCCCCGGTGCTCTCCTGCTGCCCGCGCTCCTGCGCTGCTGGCGGGCAGAGAGCGACCTCGTGAACCGCCTTGACCTGGTCCTCGCACTCGGCCAGGCGGTCAGGCGGGAGCCGGTCGGCGGCCGGGCCGACGAGGTCAGCGCCCTCCTCCGTACATTGCTCGACTCTCCGGAGCCTCAGCTTCGCCTCGCGGCCGTGCATGCGCTCACGGCCGGCGACTCGGGCCTGGCGGCGAGCCAGCTGGAGCTCGTATTGGACGCGGTCCGTGATCCGAGCGTGGAGTTGTGGCAGCGCACCAGCTCGGTGGAGACCGGGGCGCGGGGTGTCCAGCACTGGACTGCCGGGTTGTTTGCAGGCGAGTCTCCCGCCTTCGCACTGGGCCTGCTGGCCGATCATCGCGATGAAGAGCAGCGGGTCGGCGGTCTGGCGCAGGCGGGCGGGCTGTTGTCGCAGTGGCGCTCGCCGGCGGATGTGCTGCTACCGGCCATTGTGGCTCGACTGGACGATCCATCCGCCGAAGTGCGTTACCGAGCAGCCGAGTTGCTGGCCTGCCTCGGTCCATCAGCAGCTACCTGTGCCGACATGGTTGCCGAGCTGCTCGGCGACACCGCCACCCGGAGGACGCGGAAGGGGGAGACAGTGGCCGAGGCGGCCCTGTGGGCGCTGGCCCGGATGAACGATCCGCGCTGCGTTCCAGGCCTGGCCGAGCGTGTGGCCAGCAACCGGTCCGGCTTCGCGCCGGTCTCCGCCTCCTACGGCAGCGCGGGCTCGGGGCACCACCCCGCCCTCCCCGCCCTCCATGAGGTCCTGATCGGCCTCCCGGACCACGCGGAGCTGCTGCTGCCCGGTATCTGTGACCGACTGGGCACCACTACGGACGTTGGCATCCTCAATCAGCTCTGCGAAGTACTCGCCGCCTGGGGGCCCGCCGCGAAGGTAGCAGTGCCGCAGCTGCTCGACCTGCTGGGGGACGATCAGAGGTGGGCTGCTGCGGCGACAGCCCTGGCCGGAATCGGTCCGGCGGGCAACGGGGGACGTGAACTACTGCTGGCCCGGTCAACCGCAGGCGCCGGCGCGGACGCGGAACTCGCAGCCTGGGCATACTGGCAGGTCGGCGGGGAGCCAGAGCCGGCCCTGAAGGTGCTGGGGCCTGCCGCCACTGAGGGCCGCTTCTCCCACCCCGCCCTGCGCAAGCTGGCCGATCTCGGCCCGCACGCCGCTCCCTTCGCCAGTCAGCTCCAGACGATGGTCGGCGCCGCCGACACCTGGACCAGCGTCGAGGCCGCGCACGCCCTATGGGCCGCGACCGGTGAATCCGAGAACTCCGTCCCGACCCTCCTGGAGGCCGTGCAGGACCTGGTCGAGGGGACCTACCTACCGGTCATGCTCCCCGCAGTGCGCCATCTGACCCGGATCGGACGCGTCGCCCAGCCCGCTGCTCACCTTCTGAGCGACCTGCCGACCTGTGACCGGCGCCTTCACCACTTCGGTGGCTGGCGCGCCTTCACCGAAGACGAGGCCATCCGCACTGCCATCGACGAGCTGCTTATCGCGGCGGAGTGA
- a CDS encoding HNH endonuclease family protein codes for MSHGDVSQGRGGRVARRCLTSRVLHAGAVLVAGTAVLAGCTGGGLSGESGSSGGGSSARYGTSPLAGPDGTRPGLAPISSEKDETTAREVISKLPTRGRGPKTGYGRDEFGYAWMDTADGVPLARNGCDTRNDLLKLHGQNIRFRAGSDCVVVSMDLYDPYTGKDIVWKKAKAAEVQIDHVVPLSYAWQMGAARWSKEKRQRLANDVLNLLPVSGSANAAKRDSGPASWLPPNKAIRCSYAVRFAQVALKYDLAVTGPDKSIMLRQCGA; via the coding sequence ATGTCTCACGGTGATGTGTCTCAGGGGAGGGGTGGTCGTGTGGCCCGGCGGTGTCTCACGAGCCGCGTGCTGCATGCCGGGGCTGTACTGGTTGCCGGGACGGCGGTCCTGGCGGGCTGTACGGGAGGCGGACTCTCCGGCGAGAGCGGTTCATCAGGCGGTGGCTCGTCCGCCAGGTACGGGACGAGTCCCTTGGCCGGCCCTGACGGAACCAGGCCGGGGCTGGCGCCGATCTCGTCCGAGAAAGACGAGACGACCGCTCGTGAGGTGATCTCCAAGCTGCCGACCAGGGGGCGAGGACCGAAGACGGGATACGGCCGGGATGAGTTCGGCTACGCGTGGATGGACACGGCGGACGGTGTGCCGCTGGCCCGGAACGGCTGTGACACACGGAACGACTTGCTGAAACTGCACGGGCAGAACATTCGGTTCCGCGCCGGTTCCGACTGCGTGGTCGTGTCGATGGACCTGTACGACCCGTACACCGGCAAGGACATCGTCTGGAAGAAGGCGAAGGCCGCCGAGGTGCAGATAGACCATGTGGTGCCGTTGTCGTATGCCTGGCAGATGGGCGCCGCGCGTTGGAGCAAGGAGAAGCGGCAGCGGCTGGCCAACGACGTATTGAATCTCCTGCCGGTCTCGGGCTCCGCGAACGCCGCCAAGCGCGACTCAGGCCCGGCGTCCTGGCTACCGCCGAACAAGGCCATCCGCTGCTCGTACGCGGTGCGGTTCGCGCAGGTGGCCCTGAAGTATGACCTTGCTGTCACGGGCCCGGACAAGAGCATCATGCTGCGGCAATGTGGTGCTTGA
- the mfd gene encoding transcription-repair coupling factor encodes MSLHGLLDAVVEDSALAEAITAAVDGHRMHVDLVGPPAARPLAVAALARDTGRTVLAVTATGREAEDLTAALRSLLPPEGVVDFPSWETLPHERLSPRSDTVGRRLAVLRRLAHPSGDDPGAGPVSVVVAPVRSVLQPQVKGLGELVPVALRAGRSADLGEVVEALAAAAYTRVELVEKRGEFAVRGGILDVFPPTEEHPLRVEFWGDEVEEIRYFKVADQRSLEVAEHGLWAPPCRELLLTADVRDRARALAERHPELSELLGKIAEGIAVEGMESLAPVLVDDMELLLDVLPRGSMALVCDPERVRTRAADLVATSQEFLQASWAATAGGGEAPIDVGAASLRSIAEVRERARELDMMWWSVSPFAAGTDLDEADTLTLGLRASEAYRGDTARALADTKGWLAEGRRTVYLTEGHGPAARTVEVLAAEGIPARLEPDLAEPTPSVVHVACGSLDHGFVAPALGLAVLTETDLSGQKAAGRDGARMPARRRKTIDPLTLEPGDFIVHEQHGVGRYIEMAQRTVQGATREYLVVEYAPAKRGQPGDRLYIPTDQLEQITKYVGGEAPSLHRLGGADWTKTKARAKKAVKEIAADLIRLYSARMAAPGHTFGPDTPWQRELEDAFPYAETPDQLTTIAEVKEDMEKSVPMDRLVCGDVGYGKTEIAVRAAFKAVQDGKQVAVLVPTTLLVQQHFGTFGERYAQFPVNVRALSRFQSDSEAKAVLEGLRDGSVDVVIGTHRLFSSETTFKDLGLVIVDEEQRFGVEHKERLKKLRANVDVLTMSATPIPRTLEMAVTGIREMSTITTPPEERHPVLTFVGPYEERQIGAAVRRELLREGQVFYIHNRVESIDRAAARLREIVPEARVATAHGQMTEQALERVVVDFWEKKFDVLVSTTIVESGIDISNANTLIVERGDNFGLSQLHQLRGRVGRGRERGYAYFLYPPEKPLTETAHERLATIAQHTEMGAGMYVAMKDLEIRGAGNLLGGEQSGHIAGVGFDLYVRMVGEAVADYRASLEGGAKEEPPLEVKIELPVDAHVPHDYAPGERLRLQAYRSIASAVGEEDIASVREELADRYGKPPEPVENLLLVAGLRMLARSCGVAEIVLQGPHVRFGPVELRESQELRLKRLYPGSVLKPAARQVLVPRPKTAKVGGRPLVGRELLAWTGEFLTTIPGS; translated from the coding sequence ATGAGCCTGCACGGTCTGCTCGACGCCGTCGTCGAGGACTCCGCCCTGGCGGAGGCGATCACCGCGGCGGTCGACGGCCACCGCATGCACGTCGATCTTGTCGGGCCGCCGGCCGCCCGTCCCCTCGCGGTGGCCGCCTTGGCCCGCGACACGGGCCGTACCGTGCTCGCCGTGACGGCGACGGGGCGGGAGGCGGAGGACCTGACGGCGGCCCTGCGTTCGCTGCTGCCGCCCGAGGGCGTCGTGGATTTCCCCTCCTGGGAGACCCTCCCGCACGAGCGGCTCAGCCCGCGCAGCGACACCGTGGGGCGCCGGCTGGCCGTGTTGCGCAGGCTCGCCCACCCGAGCGGGGACGACCCGGGCGCCGGTCCGGTCTCGGTAGTCGTCGCCCCGGTCCGCTCGGTGCTCCAACCGCAGGTCAAGGGGCTGGGCGAGCTGGTTCCCGTGGCGCTGCGGGCCGGGCGGAGCGCCGATCTCGGGGAGGTCGTCGAGGCCCTGGCAGCCGCCGCGTACACGCGGGTGGAGCTGGTGGAGAAGCGCGGCGAGTTCGCGGTGCGCGGGGGCATCCTCGACGTCTTCCCCCCGACCGAGGAACACCCGCTGCGTGTGGAGTTCTGGGGCGACGAGGTCGAGGAGATCCGCTACTTCAAGGTCGCCGACCAGCGTTCCCTGGAAGTGGCCGAGCACGGCCTGTGGGCGCCACCCTGCCGGGAGCTGCTGCTGACCGCCGACGTCCGCGACCGCGCGCGGGCGCTGGCCGAGCGCCACCCCGAGCTGTCCGAACTCCTCGGGAAGATCGCCGAGGGCATCGCCGTGGAGGGCATGGAGTCCCTGGCCCCGGTGCTCGTCGACGACATGGAACTGCTGCTGGACGTGCTGCCCCGGGGTTCCATGGCCCTCGTCTGCGACCCGGAGCGGGTGCGAACCCGCGCGGCCGACCTCGTCGCCACCAGCCAGGAGTTCCTCCAGGCGTCCTGGGCCGCCACGGCGGGAGGCGGCGAGGCGCCGATCGACGTCGGCGCGGCCTCCCTGCGGTCCATCGCGGAGGTCCGGGAGCGGGCGCGCGAGCTGGACATGATGTGGTGGTCGGTGTCGCCGTTCGCCGCCGGCACCGACCTCGACGAGGCCGACACCCTCACACTGGGCCTGCGCGCCTCCGAGGCGTATCGCGGGGACACCGCGCGGGCGCTCGCCGACACCAAGGGCTGGCTGGCGGAGGGTCGTCGCACGGTCTACCTCACCGAGGGCCACGGCCCGGCCGCCCGGACCGTCGAGGTCCTGGCGGCCGAGGGAATCCCGGCCCGGCTGGAGCCGGACCTGGCCGAGCCGACCCCCTCCGTGGTGCACGTGGCGTGTGGCTCTCTCGACCACGGCTTCGTTGCCCCCGCGCTGGGGCTGGCCGTCCTCACCGAGACCGATCTCTCGGGGCAGAAGGCCGCCGGGCGGGACGGCGCCCGGATGCCGGCGCGCCGGCGCAAGACCATCGACCCGCTCACCCTCGAACCGGGTGACTTCATCGTCCACGAGCAGCACGGTGTCGGCCGCTACATCGAGATGGCGCAGCGCACCGTGCAGGGCGCCACCCGCGAGTACCTCGTGGTGGAGTACGCCCCCGCCAAGCGCGGCCAGCCGGGCGACCGCCTGTACATCCCGACCGACCAACTGGAGCAGATCACCAAGTACGTCGGTGGCGAGGCGCCCTCTCTGCACCGGCTGGGCGGGGCGGACTGGACCAAGACCAAGGCCCGGGCCAAGAAGGCGGTCAAGGAGATCGCCGCCGATCTGATCAGGCTCTACAGCGCGCGGATGGCCGCGCCGGGGCACACCTTCGGGCCCGACACGCCCTGGCAGCGGGAGTTGGAGGACGCCTTCCCCTACGCCGAGACCCCGGATCAGCTCACCACCATCGCCGAGGTCAAGGAGGACATGGAGAAGTCCGTTCCGATGGACCGTCTGGTCTGCGGCGACGTCGGCTACGGCAAGACCGAGATCGCGGTGCGGGCCGCCTTCAAGGCCGTACAGGACGGCAAGCAGGTCGCTGTGCTGGTGCCCACGACGCTCCTGGTGCAGCAGCACTTCGGGACGTTCGGCGAGCGGTACGCGCAGTTCCCGGTGAACGTCCGGGCGCTGTCCCGCTTCCAGAGCGACAGCGAGGCCAAGGCCGTCCTGGAGGGTCTGAGGGACGGCTCGGTGGACGTCGTGATCGGCACGCACCGCCTCTTCTCCTCCGAGACGACCTTCAAGGACCTGGGGCTGGTCATCGTCGACGAGGAGCAGCGCTTCGGCGTCGAGCACAAGGAGCGGCTGAAGAAGCTGCGGGCCAACGTCGACGTGCTGACGATGTCGGCGACGCCCATCCCTCGGACGTTGGAGATGGCCGTCACGGGCATCCGGGAGATGTCCACGATCACGACCCCGCCGGAGGAACGGCACCCGGTGCTGACTTTCGTCGGCCCCTACGAGGAGAGGCAGATCGGTGCGGCGGTCCGTCGCGAGTTGCTCCGCGAGGGCCAGGTCTTCTACATCCACAACCGGGTGGAGTCGATCGACCGCGCAGCCGCCAGGCTGCGCGAGATCGTCCCCGAGGCCCGCGTCGCCACCGCGCACGGCCAGATGACCGAGCAGGCGCTGGAACGAGTCGTGGTCGACTTCTGGGAGAAGAAGTTCGACGTGTTGGTCTCCACGACCATCGTCGAGTCCGGAATCGACATCTCCAACGCCAACACCCTCATCGTCGAGCGCGGCGACAACTTCGGCCTGAGCCAGTTGCACCAGCTCCGAGGCAGGGTCGGCCGAGGCCGTGAGCGAGGATACGCGTACTTCCTGTATCCGCCGGAGAAGCCGCTCACGGAGACCGCGCACGAGAGGCTGGCCACCATCGCCCAGCACACCGAGATGGGCGCCGGCATGTACGTGGCGATGAAGGACCTGGAGATCCGGGGCGCCGGCAACCTCCTCGGGGGCGAGCAGTCCGGGCACATCGCCGGCGTCGGCTTCGACCTGTACGTGCGGATGGTGGGCGAGGCCGTCGCCGACTACCGGGCCTCACTGGAGGGCGGGGCCAAGGAGGAGCCACCGCTGGAGGTGAAGATCGAGTTGCCGGTCGACGCGCACGTCCCCCACGACTACGCCCCCGGTGAGCGGCTCCGCCTCCAGGCGTACCGGTCGATCGCCTCCGCCGTCGGCGAGGAGGACATCGCCTCGGTGCGCGAGGAACTCGCCGACCGCTACGGCAAGCCGCCCGAGCCGGTGGAGAACCTGCTGTTGGTGGCGGGCCTGCGAATGCTGGCGCGGAGCTGCGGGGTGGCGGAGATCGTGCTCCAGGGTCCCCACGTCCGCTTCGGCCCCGTGGAACTGCGCGAGTCGCAGGAGCTTCGACTCAAGCGCCTGTATCCGGGCAGTGTCCTCAAGCCCGCGGCCCGTCAGGTGCTGGTGCCGCGTCCCAAGACCGCCAAGGTCGGAGGGCGGCCACTGGTGGGCAGGGAGTTGCTGGCCTGGACCGGGGAGTTCCTGACGACGATCCCCGGCTCCTGA
- a CDS encoding caspase family protein produces the protein MAGSEWAALVPRRSHTLAVLVGTATHVTPSKLDPIASVARNIESLAPVLSGEHGCFEPHRVRLRVDPHTRADVLGPLLEPADVDGELDVLLFYFAGHAIRSGSGSEVCLALTGTLDHSRHSAGTSLPLAEVLATMRGVPARFHVAILDCCFAGWALRTPQGERVQLLTATEAGRRADYRIGAEDQPTVFTGALLDVVLRGVPDGPRHLDLVTLHRRIATSLAATGGERPLSRTVGAGADLALFANPAYGGGNTREGLRDRAAFVVDTRAAAFSCGPAGDLFREHRLAQAVRLARDLVADARGALADPDDEDLLYYRQVLGTLLFEARLPAEAHEILVDLVHDLDRVVGPEDRRTIQARAVGGALSRCLGEAGEGPARTG, from the coding sequence ATGGCGGGATCGGAGTGGGCGGCACTGGTGCCGCGCCGCTCCCACACGTTGGCCGTGCTCGTCGGCACGGCCACCCACGTCACCCCCAGCAAGCTCGATCCGATCGCCTCGGTGGCCCGCAACATCGAGTCGCTGGCCCCGGTACTCAGCGGTGAGCACGGATGTTTCGAGCCCCACCGTGTTCGGCTGCGAGTCGACCCGCACACCCGGGCGGACGTGCTCGGCCCGCTGCTGGAGCCCGCCGACGTCGACGGAGAACTCGACGTGCTCCTTTTCTACTTCGCGGGTCACGCGATCCGGTCGGGTTCGGGCAGCGAAGTCTGCCTGGCCCTCACGGGCACCCTGGACCACTCGCGCCACTCCGCCGGCACCTCGCTGCCGCTGGCGGAAGTCCTCGCGACGATGCGTGGAGTTCCGGCCCGGTTCCATGTGGCCATCCTCGACTGCTGCTTCGCCGGCTGGGCCCTGCGCACCCCCCAGGGGGAGCGAGTCCAGTTGTTGACGGCCACGGAGGCGGGGCGGCGGGCCGACTACCGGATCGGCGCCGAGGACCAGCCCACGGTGTTCACCGGCGCCCTGCTCGACGTGGTGCTGCGTGGTGTCCCGGACGGTCCCCGACACCTGGACCTGGTCACCTTGCACCGCCGGATCGCGACCTCCCTCGCCGCCACCGGTGGAGAGCGGCCACTGTCGCGGACTGTCGGCGCGGGTGCGGACCTGGCCTTGTTCGCCAACCCCGCCTACGGCGGCGGGAACACCCGCGAGGGGCTGCGCGACCGCGCCGCCTTCGTGGTGGACACGCGTGCCGCGGCGTTCTCGTGCGGCCCCGCGGGCGATCTGTTCCGCGAGCACCGACTCGCCCAGGCCGTGCGGCTGGCGCGCGACCTGGTCGCCGACGCGCGCGGGGCGCTCGCGGACCCCGACGACGAGGATCTTCTCTACTACCGCCAGGTGCTCGGCACTCTCCTGTTCGAGGCCCGACTCCCGGCGGAGGCGCACGAGATCCTGGTCGACCTCGTCCACGACCTCGACCGCGTCGTGGGGCCCGAAGACCGGCGGACCATCCAGGCGAGAGCGGTCGGCGGGGCGCTGTCGCGGTGCCTTGGCGAAGCCGGGGAGGGTCCCGCCCGGACCGGCTGA